The following proteins come from a genomic window of Zerene cesonia ecotype Mississippi unplaced genomic scaffold, Zerene_cesonia_1.1 Zces_u007, whole genome shotgun sequence:
- the LOC119839063 gene encoding gastrula zinc finger protein XlCGF49.1-like, whose protein sequence is MEEVEPQPMELVEIEIMPEEVVVKCEVIEISDEDEAPKKKKRKRIIPKNPQSCPTCGKVFQTGYELKKHTRTHTGERPYMCTTCGKTYTQPGHLSIHVLSHTGVKNFNCAECGASFYRKADLDRHEKIHTGVKPYQCDVCSKSFTQKNNMLMHYKTHVGDKPHECAVCEKRFITRSKLVLHSKKHDKDKKRKSDYFS, encoded by the exons ATGGAAGAGGTGGAACCTCAGCCGATGGAGCTGGTGGAAATTGAAATCATGCCTGAGGAGGTGGTCGTCAAATGTGAGGTGATAGAAATATCTGATGAAGATGAGGCCCCAAAAAA GAAAAAACGGAAACGCATTATCCCAAAGAACCCCCAGTCCTGCCCGACCTGCGGCAAAGTGTTCCAAACCGGATACGAGTTGAAgaaacacacacgcacgcacacaggCGAACGGCCGTACATGTGCACGACGTGCGGGAAGACGTACACGCAGCCGGGGCATTTGAGTATCCACGTGCTGTCCCATACGGGGGTGAAGAACTTCAATTGCGCGGAATGTGGGGCGTCGTTTTATAGGAAGGCGGACCTGGACAGGCACGAGAAGATACATACGGGCGTGAAGCCATACCAATGTGATGTATGCTCGAAGAGTTTCACGCAGAAGAACAATATGTTGATGCATTATAAGACCCACGTGGGGGACAAGCCGCACGAGTGCGCGGTCTGCGAGAAGCGGTTCATCACCAGGAGCAAGCTGGTGCTGCACTCGAAGAAACACGATAAGGATAAAAAGAGGAAAAGTGATTATTTTAGTTGA
- the LOC119839062 gene encoding pyrimidodiazepine synthase-like has protein sequence MSHYQFKTAGPLPPPALPSDKLRLYHVDMNPYGHRVLLILEAKKAKYEVYKLDPLRLPEWFKANNRRYKIPVLEVPTDQGDKYIFESVVICDYLDERYPRYPLHSSDPFTKAQDRLLIERFNELIKGSLECFDTNFVFGSEQIIHTLDVFEKELASRGTNYFGGSRPGMLDYMIWPWVERLYLMRVISERKFDEKRHLFPNFADWGDQMQLDDVVKKHARSPQEYFDYYKNARTHSMGYYL, from the exons ATGTCGCATTATCAGTTTAAAACGGCCG GCCCCCTCCCCCCACCGGCACTACCTTCAGACAAGCTGCGTCTGTACCATGTAGATATGAACCCATACGGCCACAGAGTTTTACTCATTCTAGAAGCTAAGAAGGCGAAGTACGAAGTGTATAAGCTGGATCCCTTGAGACTCCCAGAGTGGTTTAAGGCAAATAATAGACGAT acAAAATACCAGTTCTGGAGGTGCCCACAGACCAAGgtgataaatacatattcGAAAGTGTTGTCATATGTGATTATTTAGACGAGAGGTACCCCAGATACCCGCTACACTCCAGTGACCCCTTCACGAAGGCGCAGGATCGGCTGCTGATCGAACGCTTTAATGaa CTAATCAAAGGCAGCTTGGAATGCTTCGACACAAACTTTGTATTCGGCAGTGAACAGATCATACACACTTTGGATGTGTTTGAAAAGGAATTAGCTTCAAgag GTACGAATTACTTCGGAGGCAGTAGACCGGGCATGCTGGACTACATGATCTGGCCCTGGGTGGAGAGGCTGTACCTCATGAGGGTGATAAGCGAACGGAAGTTCGACGAGAAACGCCACCTGTTCCCCAATTTT GCGGACTGGGGTGACCAGATGCAATTAGATGACGTCGTCAAAAAGCACGCCCGCTCACCGCAGGAGTACTTTGACTATTACAAAAACGCTAGAACCCATTCCAtgggatattatttataa